One segment of Stenotrophomonas sp. SAU14A_NAIMI4_8 DNA contains the following:
- a CDS encoding DNA polymerase Y family protein — MHWACLLLPQLALDSVLRQQPDPQRPLVLLQGPAQRRVLRAVSPAARAAGLRPGMLLSAAQVLVQDMQLHDYDPAAEQQTRQLLASWLYAYSSQVSLDFPHALVLEIHASRALFGDWPQIEQRLRHGLHELGFRHRLVAAPNPHAARVLANVHDGLGIDATQLAAALAPLPLARSGLPADAVTVLGRSGLRTLGAVFDLPRDSLARRFAPQVLQQLDAVRGLDNTPLRYYQPPDRFDARIEFEYEIESSQALLFPLRRLLLDLAAFLCSRDGGVQRFDLHFEHDLLPASVLTIGLLAPERDAALLFEIARNRMEAFALPAGSRALRLQAEQLPPFVPVARDLFDTRPAQAMPWNQLRERLRARLGDDAVQPLAVQADHRPERASGSQPPAKPPAHWPLRPGWLLEAPQPLRDPRLRIVAGPERIESGWWDQADARRDYYVVETAHGQRGWAFRPRNDPHAPWMLHGWFG; from the coding sequence ATGCATTGGGCCTGCCTGCTGTTGCCGCAACTGGCGCTGGACAGCGTACTGCGCCAGCAGCCGGACCCGCAGCGGCCGCTGGTGCTGCTGCAGGGCCCGGCCCAGCGGCGGGTGCTGCGCGCGGTCAGCCCGGCCGCGCGGGCCGCCGGCCTGCGCCCGGGCATGCTGCTGTCGGCCGCGCAGGTGCTGGTGCAGGACATGCAGCTGCACGACTACGATCCCGCCGCCGAACAGCAGACCCGGCAACTGCTGGCCAGCTGGCTGTACGCCTACAGTTCGCAGGTCAGCCTCGATTTCCCGCATGCGCTGGTGCTGGAAATCCACGCCAGCCGCGCCCTGTTCGGCGATTGGCCACAGATCGAACAGCGCCTGCGCCACGGCCTGCATGAACTCGGTTTCCGCCACCGCCTGGTGGCCGCGCCCAACCCGCATGCCGCGCGCGTGCTGGCCAATGTGCACGACGGCCTGGGCATCGATGCCACGCAGCTGGCGGCCGCGTTGGCGCCGCTGCCGCTGGCACGTAGCGGCCTGCCCGCCGATGCGGTCACCGTGCTCGGTCGTTCCGGCCTGCGTACGCTGGGCGCGGTGTTCGACCTGCCGCGCGACAGCCTGGCCCGCCGCTTTGCCCCGCAGGTACTGCAGCAGCTCGATGCCGTGCGCGGCCTGGACAACACGCCGCTGCGCTACTACCAGCCCCCCGACCGTTTCGATGCCCGCATCGAATTCGAATACGAAATCGAATCCAGCCAGGCCCTGTTGTTCCCGCTGCGGCGCCTGCTGCTGGACCTGGCCGCCTTCCTCTGCTCGCGCGATGGCGGCGTGCAGCGCTTCGACCTGCACTTCGAACACGACCTGCTGCCGGCCAGCGTGCTGACCATCGGCCTGCTGGCACCCGAACGCGATGCAGCGCTGCTGTTCGAAATCGCCCGCAACCGCATGGAAGCCTTCGCCCTGCCCGCCGGCAGCCGCGCACTGCGCCTGCAGGCCGAACAACTGCCGCCGTTCGTGCCGGTGGCGCGCGATCTGTTCGACACCCGCCCGGCCCAGGCCATGCCCTGGAACCAGCTGCGCGAACGCCTGCGCGCGCGGCTGGGCGATGATGCCGTGCAACCGCTGGCGGTGCAGGCCGACCATCGCCCCGAGCGTGCCAGCGGCTCCCAGCCGCCAGCCAAGCCCCCCGCGCACTGGCCGCTGCGCCCCGGTTGGCTGCTGGAGGCACCACAGCCGCTGCGCGACCCGCGCCTGCGTATCGTTGCTGGCCCGGAGCGGATCGAATCGGGCTGGTGGGACCAGGCCGATGCGCGGCGCGACTACTACGTGGTGGAAACCGCGCACGGGCAACGCGGCTGGGCGTTCCGCCCGCGCAACGACCCGCATGCGCCGTGGATGCTGCACGGCTGGTTCGGCTGA
- a CDS encoding LysR family transcriptional regulator, whose amino-acid sequence MDSFNLMRTFRRIVERGGLARAAEDLGLSAAGLSKQLRTLEAHLGVVLLQRTTRRMSLTETGHAYYRECCRLLDELDALERGIAEQRGEVAGRLRVNAPQSFALSTLSPLLPRFLQQHPQLSLDLVMEDRLLDAVGEGFDVSLRLRAELDDSRLVARRLASLQQVLCAAPSYLQQHPAPHTVQDLHAHSVLAYSLSDSPGSWPLLGPDGQVTITLPARVTANNSLLLRDLLLAGLGIGALPSFLAAPALACGDLQQVLADHRYPPRFVHAVYPTARHLQPKVRAFIDFLHAELPGCAGLDS is encoded by the coding sequence ATGGATTCCTTCAACCTGATGCGCACCTTCCGTCGCATCGTCGAACGCGGCGGCCTGGCCCGCGCGGCCGAAGACCTGGGGCTGTCAGCGGCCGGCTTGAGCAAACAGCTGCGCACGCTGGAAGCGCACCTGGGCGTGGTGCTGCTGCAGCGGACCACGCGGCGCATGAGCCTGACCGAAACCGGCCACGCCTATTACCGCGAGTGCTGCCGCCTGCTGGACGAACTGGACGCGCTGGAACGCGGCATCGCCGAGCAGCGTGGCGAGGTTGCCGGGCGCCTGCGGGTGAACGCACCGCAGTCGTTCGCGCTGAGCACGCTGTCGCCGCTGCTGCCGCGCTTCCTGCAGCAGCATCCACAGCTGTCGCTGGACCTGGTGATGGAAGACCGCCTGCTCGATGCGGTGGGCGAAGGCTTCGATGTGTCGCTGCGGCTGCGCGCCGAGCTGGACGATTCACGCCTGGTGGCGCGGCGGCTGGCCTCGCTGCAGCAGGTGTTGTGCGCGGCACCGTCCTACCTGCAGCAGCACCCCGCGCCGCACACCGTGCAGGATCTGCATGCGCATAGCGTGCTGGCCTACAGCCTGTCCGATTCACCGGGCAGCTGGCCGCTGCTGGGCCCCGATGGCCAGGTCACGATCACCCTGCCGGCACGGGTGACCGCCAACAACAGCCTGCTGCTGCGCGACCTGCTGCTGGCGGGCCTGGGCATCGGCGCGCTGCCCTCGTTCCTGGCCGCGCCTGCGCTGGCATGCGGCGACCTGCAGCAGGTGCTGGCCGACCACCGCTATCCCCCGCGCTTTGTCCATGCGGTCTACCCCACCGCCCGCCACCTGCAGCCCAAGGTGCGGGCCTTCATCGATTTCCTGCACGCCGAACTGCCCGGCTGCGCGGGACTGGATTCGTAA
- a CDS encoding glyoxalase: MTLHRDFDHLWRDRCDTSSQRSPRVLIRVFVAPGELEARVAFYEQLQGVVADAGFPFPDAGLRLAMVGAFLLIEGNDTALAPFTSTTGTLLVDDVRPYHDRLVAAGAQIIFPLQVVPTGAAFNAVHPDGTVVEYVHHRPDPHGR; encoded by the coding sequence ATGACCCTGCACCGCGACTTCGACCATCTCTGGCGCGACCGCTGTGATACCTCCAGCCAGCGCAGCCCACGCGTGCTGATCCGCGTGTTCGTCGCCCCCGGGGAGCTGGAAGCACGGGTGGCCTTCTACGAACAACTGCAGGGCGTGGTGGCCGACGCGGGCTTCCCCTTCCCCGATGCCGGCCTGCGCCTGGCCATGGTCGGTGCCTTCCTGCTGATCGAAGGCAATGACACCGCACTGGCGCCGTTCACCTCCACCACCGGCACCCTGCTGGTCGATGACGTGCGGCCCTATCACGACAGATTGGTCGCAGCCGGCGCGCAGATCATCTTCCCGCTGCAGGTGGTACCCACCGGCGCGGCGTTCAACGCGGTGCACCCCGATGGCACCGTGGTCGAGTACGTGCACCACCGGCCGGACCCACACGGGCGCTGA
- a CDS encoding DsbA family protein, whose product MSSAPSPTTATPVVDFFHDVVCGWCFVLAPRLQQVSAELGIQVRHRSFVLQDSRARMIDVFGSMPRAKDTILRHWVDCAAHEDTARIDIDGMRAQTFEYPPGWLGALACQAAGVLGGNDAHGAMFDAVQWAHLHQHRNIGNADVLLDIAESLGHRRGVFAGHMRSDAVRQRVQADRAEAAALGIRSIPTVIGGHGLRLQTLPLPQLRQALAPLVVATAAPFPTLQGETP is encoded by the coding sequence ATGTCTTCCGCTCCCTCCCCCACCACCGCCACGCCGGTGGTCGACTTCTTCCACGATGTGGTCTGCGGCTGGTGCTTCGTGCTGGCCCCGCGCCTGCAGCAGGTTTCGGCCGAACTGGGCATCCAGGTGCGCCACCGCAGCTTCGTGCTGCAGGACTCGCGCGCCCGGATGATCGACGTCTTCGGTTCCATGCCGCGCGCCAAGGACACGATCCTGCGCCACTGGGTCGACTGCGCGGCGCATGAAGACACCGCGCGCATCGACATCGACGGCATGCGCGCGCAGACGTTCGAATATCCCCCCGGCTGGCTGGGCGCACTGGCCTGCCAGGCGGCCGGCGTGCTCGGCGGCAACGATGCCCATGGCGCGATGTTCGATGCGGTGCAGTGGGCGCACCTGCACCAGCACCGCAACATCGGTAATGCCGACGTCCTGCTGGACATCGCCGAATCGCTGGGCCACCGGCGCGGCGTCTTCGCTGGCCACATGCGCAGCGACGCCGTGCGCCAGCGCGTACAGGCCGACCGCGCCGAAGCCGCCGCCCTCGGCATCCGTTCCATTCCCACCGTCATCGGCGGGCACGGCCTGCGCCTGCAGACCCTGCCGCTGCCACAGCTGCGCCAAGCCCTGGCGCCCCTGGTCGTGGCCACCGCCGCGCCCTTCCCCACCCTGCAAGGAGAAACCCCATGA
- a CDS encoding glycoside hydrolase family 3 C-terminal domain-containing protein yields the protein MKTFTKPLALSLALSAALAAPAWADPAAFTVLTLDQAPAPDAMPALAAQLKTLQVDAVSVRQVQRGVGQVDPLQLLADGLGYDYRFIAAGQDDGQTQRGQAVLTRLPIATESGPDQPGLNYLRLDDGRHTVAVYTDAGAGAAQLPALVSRSRLGAPAVLLGAVASESAKAAGFDPSRVALEADASYFSDGFQAASSAPFKIDGNGLQATLLTLAYAADKGGERPWMDASLNADARAALLLKAMTEDEKFQMLHSYFGLGKDGGPLPEGAVGSAGFVPAVPRLGIPAQQSADAGVGVTNPGGIRPGDFATAMPSGPSTASSWNREVAFAGGATMGREAWQQRFNILLSGSVNLQRDPRNGRNFEYAGEDPLLAGSMVGALIQGVQSQHVISSMKHFALNDMETRRNFHDVRIGEQAMHESDLLAFEIALEAGRPGVAMCSYNKINGTYGCENGYLMNQVLKQEWKFPGFVMSDWGGVHSGSKAALAGLDQQSAGEVFDAAVFFDEPLRLAVHGGVVPQARLNDMVARILRTMFLHGNFDNPPQHQKIDAEAGFAVAQRTVEEGSVLLRNEGNLLPLADSVKRIVIIGGHADKGVIGGGGSSMVGVTAKGTNAVPGVLPTTWPGPVMFHPSSPLESLRAARPDATIEYVDGSNAAAAAKAAAQADVAIVFATQWAAESVDLPDMKLPDNQDALISAVAKANPKTVLVLETNGPVRTPWLAQVPAMLQAWYPGIRGGEGIAALLTGQVNPSGRLPVTWVVDESQLPRPHVDGLGFKPAKPFGDVFDFDIEGANVGYKWMAAKGLTPTFAFGHGLSYTSFAYDNLKVSVEGSRLVASVDIRNTGKRAGADVAQLYLKLPAGSTTPIRLIGYDKVSLQPGEQRRIRIEAEPKTLAHYDAQARQWKIDGGTYQVQLSRNAAEPLQSVDVQLVEQVLR from the coding sequence ATGAAAACGTTTACAAAGCCGCTTGCCCTGTCCCTCGCCCTGTCTGCCGCATTGGCCGCCCCGGCCTGGGCCGACCCGGCCGCCTTCACCGTGCTGACCCTGGACCAGGCGCCTGCGCCGGACGCGATGCCGGCCCTGGCGGCGCAGCTGAAGACCCTGCAGGTGGACGCGGTGAGCGTGCGCCAGGTGCAGCGCGGTGTCGGCCAGGTCGATCCGTTGCAGCTGCTGGCCGATGGCCTGGGCTACGACTACCGCTTCATTGCCGCCGGCCAGGATGATGGCCAGACCCAGCGCGGCCAGGCCGTGCTGACCCGCTTGCCGATTGCCACGGAAAGCGGCCCGGACCAGCCGGGCCTGAACTACCTGCGCCTGGATGACGGCCGCCACACCGTGGCCGTCTACACCGACGCCGGTGCCGGTGCCGCGCAGTTGCCGGCGCTGGTGTCGCGTTCGCGGTTGGGCGCACCGGCGGTGCTGCTGGGCGCGGTGGCCAGTGAATCGGCCAAGGCAGCGGGTTTCGATCCCTCGCGCGTGGCCCTGGAAGCCGATGCCAGCTATTTCAGCGATGGCTTCCAGGCGGCCAGCAGCGCACCGTTCAAGATCGATGGCAATGGCCTGCAGGCAACCCTGCTGACCCTGGCCTACGCGGCCGACAAGGGCGGTGAGCGCCCGTGGATGGATGCCAGCCTGAACGCCGATGCGCGCGCTGCGTTGCTGCTGAAGGCGATGACCGAGGACGAGAAGTTCCAGATGCTGCACAGCTACTTCGGGCTGGGCAAGGATGGCGGTCCGCTGCCGGAAGGCGCTGTGGGTTCGGCCGGTTTCGTGCCGGCGGTGCCGCGCCTGGGCATTCCGGCGCAGCAGTCGGCCGATGCCGGCGTGGGCGTGACCAATCCGGGTGGCATCCGTCCGGGTGATTTCGCCACGGCCATGCCCTCGGGCCCGTCCACCGCCTCCAGCTGGAACCGCGAAGTCGCCTTCGCCGGTGGCGCAACCATGGGCCGTGAAGCCTGGCAGCAGCGCTTCAACATCCTGCTTTCGGGCAGCGTGAACCTGCAGCGTGACCCGCGCAACGGCCGCAATTTCGAATACGCCGGTGAAGATCCGCTGCTGGCCGGTTCGATGGTGGGCGCGCTGATCCAGGGCGTGCAGAGCCAGCACGTGATTTCGTCGATGAAGCACTTCGCGCTGAACGACATGGAAACCCGCCGCAACTTCCACGACGTGCGCATCGGCGAACAGGCCATGCACGAATCGGACCTGCTGGCCTTCGAGATCGCGCTGGAAGCCGGCCGCCCGGGCGTGGCGATGTGCTCGTACAACAAGATCAACGGCACCTACGGCTGCGAGAACGGCTACCTGATGAACCAGGTGCTGAAGCAGGAGTGGAAGTTCCCCGGTTTCGTGATGTCCGACTGGGGCGGCGTGCACAGCGGTTCGAAGGCGGCGCTGGCCGGCCTGGACCAGCAGTCGGCCGGTGAAGTGTTCGACGCGGCGGTGTTCTTCGACGAGCCGCTGCGCTTGGCCGTGCACGGCGGCGTGGTGCCGCAGGCGCGCCTGAATGACATGGTGGCGCGCATCCTGCGCACGATGTTCCTGCACGGCAACTTCGACAACCCGCCGCAGCACCAGAAGATCGATGCCGAAGCCGGTTTTGCCGTGGCCCAGCGCACGGTGGAAGAAGGCAGTGTGCTGCTGCGCAACGAGGGCAACCTGCTGCCGCTGGCCGACAGCGTGAAGCGCATCGTGATCATTGGCGGCCATGCCGACAAGGGTGTGATCGGTGGCGGTGGTTCGTCGATGGTGGGCGTGACCGCCAAGGGCACCAATGCGGTGCCGGGCGTGCTGCCCACCACCTGGCCGGGCCCGGTGATGTTCCACCCGTCCTCGCCGCTGGAATCGCTGCGTGCAGCGCGTCCGGATGCGACCATCGAATATGTGGACGGCAGCAACGCTGCTGCGGCGGCCAAGGCTGCCGCGCAGGCGGACGTGGCCATCGTGTTCGCCACCCAGTGGGCGGCCGAATCGGTCGACCTGCCGGACATGAAGCTGCCTGACAACCAGGATGCACTGATTTCGGCGGTGGCCAAGGCCAACCCGAAGACCGTGCTGGTGCTGGAAACCAATGGCCCGGTGCGCACGCCGTGGCTGGCGCAGGTGCCGGCCATGCTGCAGGCCTGGTACCCGGGCATCCGTGGTGGCGAAGGCATTGCCGCGCTGCTGACCGGCCAGGTGAACCCGTCCGGCCGCCTGCCGGTGACCTGGGTGGTGGACGAATCGCAGCTGCCGCGCCCGCACGTGGATGGCCTCGGCTTCAAGCCGGCCAAGCCGTTCGGCGATGTGTTCGATTTCGATATCGAAGGCGCCAACGTGGGCTACAAGTGGATGGCTGCCAAGGGCCTGACCCCGACCTTTGCCTTCGGTCACGGCCTGTCCTACACCTCGTTCGCCTATGACAACCTGAAGGTGAGCGTGGAAGGTTCGCGCCTGGTCGCCAGCGTCGACATCCGCAACACCGGCAAGCGCGCCGGTGCCGACGTGGCCCAGCTGTACCTGAAGCTGCCGGCCGGCAGCACCACGCCGATCCGCCTGATCGGCTACGACAAGGTGAGCCTGCAGCCGGGCGAACAGCGTCGTATCCGCATCGAAGCCGAGCCGAAGACGCTGGCGCATTACGATGCGCAGGCCCGCCAGTGGAAGATCGACGGCGGCACCTACCAGGTGCAGCTGTCGCGCAATGCGGCCGAACCGCTGCAGAGCGTGGACGTGCAGCTGGTGGAGCAGGTGCTGCGCTGA
- a CDS encoding cyclase family protein — translation MTPRTLASALALLLASTAASTAAPAHERVPSGQQVGTSPWGPKDEIGRLNLITDASRAAILSRVSGGKAYDLATEYYVGMPSWQDAGDPHYQFWMTHTPRGTVVDDPMGVGQAMNLTRSYTGTAFSMYSHTGTHIDALNHFGIHGKIWNGFEADEHLGDRGWKVTGIEKFPPLIARGVLIDVAGAKGVDMLPDSYRVTRQDLKDALARQHVTLQQGDVVLIRTGRMRLFEQPRAYMVNPPGMGLDAARFLVEDSGAMIVGADNLSFETFPSEVSDDYVPLHTYLLAQQGAPIIELVALDELARDQVYEFAFIGGPLKIRGGDAAPLRPVALPVRR, via the coding sequence ATGACCCCACGTACCCTGGCCAGCGCACTGGCCCTGCTGCTGGCCAGCACTGCTGCATCCACTGCCGCGCCCGCACACGAACGCGTTCCGTCCGGTCAGCAGGTCGGCACCAGCCCCTGGGGACCGAAGGACGAGATCGGTCGCCTCAACCTGATCACCGATGCCTCGCGTGCCGCCATCCTGTCGCGGGTCAGCGGCGGCAAGGCCTACGACCTGGCCACCGAATACTACGTGGGCATGCCCAGCTGGCAGGACGCCGGCGACCCGCACTACCAGTTCTGGATGACCCATACCCCGCGCGGCACCGTGGTGGACGACCCGATGGGTGTGGGCCAGGCCATGAACCTCACCCGCAGCTACACCGGCACCGCGTTTTCGATGTACAGCCACACCGGCACCCATATCGATGCGCTGAACCACTTCGGCATCCACGGAAAGATCTGGAATGGCTTCGAGGCCGATGAGCACCTTGGTGACCGTGGCTGGAAGGTCACCGGCATCGAGAAATTCCCGCCGCTGATCGCCCGTGGCGTGCTGATCGACGTGGCCGGCGCCAAGGGCGTGGACATGCTGCCGGACAGCTACCGCGTTACCCGCCAGGACCTGAAGGATGCGCTGGCACGCCAGCACGTCACCCTGCAGCAGGGCGACGTGGTGCTGATCCGCACCGGTCGCATGCGCCTGTTCGAACAGCCCCGCGCCTACATGGTCAACCCGCCGGGCATGGGCCTGGACGCGGCCCGTTTCCTGGTGGAAGACAGTGGCGCGATGATCGTCGGCGCCGACAACCTCAGCTTCGAGACCTTCCCCTCGGAGGTGTCCGATGATTATGTGCCGCTGCACACCTACCTGCTGGCCCAGCAGGGCGCACCGATCATCGAACTGGTGGCGCTGGACGAACTGGCCCGTGACCAGGTCTACGAGTTCGCCTTCATCGGCGGCCCGCTGAAGATCCGCGGCGGCGACGCCGCCCCACTGCGCCCGGTAGCCCTGCCGGTACGCCGGTAA
- the imuA gene encoding translesion DNA synthesis-associated protein ImuA → MGAVVALDRLLDGRQLWRGPARHGPASDHLASGHPALDARLPGGGWPASGLCEVLLACPGVGELALVWPALAKLSQRDRPIVLVAPPHRPHAPAWAAAGLDLAQLQIIHAAPKQALWAAEQCLRSAACAAVLCWPQQADDRSLRRLQVAADSGQCLGFVFREARAARNPSPASLRLQLDPGQVRVLKCRGGLPPAQPLPLAIAH, encoded by the coding sequence ATGGGTGCCGTCGTCGCCCTGGACCGCTTGCTGGATGGCCGCCAACTGTGGCGCGGCCCGGCCCGCCATGGCCCGGCCAGCGACCATCTGGCCAGCGGGCACCCGGCCCTGGACGCCCGCCTGCCCGGCGGCGGCTGGCCCGCCAGCGGGCTGTGCGAAGTGCTGCTGGCCTGCCCCGGCGTGGGCGAACTGGCCCTGGTCTGGCCGGCGCTGGCCAAGCTGAGCCAGCGCGATCGGCCGATCGTGCTGGTTGCCCCGCCGCATCGGCCGCATGCCCCGGCCTGGGCCGCGGCCGGGCTGGACCTGGCCCAGCTGCAGATCATCCACGCCGCGCCGAAGCAGGCGCTGTGGGCGGCCGAACAGTGCCTGCGCTCGGCCGCCTGTGCGGCGGTGCTGTGCTGGCCACAGCAGGCCGATGATCGTTCCCTGCGCCGGCTGCAGGTGGCCGCCGACAGTGGCCAGTGCCTGGGCTTCGTGTTCCGCGAAGCGCGCGCCGCACGCAATCCGTCGCCGGCCAGCCTGCGCCTGCAGCTCGACCCCGGCCAGGTGCGCGTGCTGAAGTGCCGCGGCGGGCTGCCGCCTGCGCAGCCCTTGCCGCTGGCCATCGCCCACTGA